From Pigmentibacter ruber, a single genomic window includes:
- a CDS encoding substrate-binding periplasmic protein, whose protein sequence is MAISKNIFYSFLYISFTLPIFSFAEDVTIITHDFPSKTEKWGENQIGGIAGEIISQAFKHKNITFKIIWEPWIRAQEDCLANTDSKSFIIPFTRNPDREKKYIWVSKIYNADTVFISYKGTKPINSLQEVKNKKIGVMLATSYETFLLNQKLMKQNIISVPKDSQNVKALEEKTIDAWYTSVIGALSFLKEQKLNIDYYTFGNKIDTEENYIATTKKTSEKLISKVKQAIESFKKTPQYSAIVRKYTGKNP, encoded by the coding sequence ATGGCTATTTCTAAAAACATATTTTATTCTTTTCTATACATTTCCTTCACCTTACCAATATTTTCTTTTGCAGAAGATGTCACCATAATAACGCATGATTTCCCTTCTAAAACTGAAAAATGGGGGGAGAATCAAATTGGTGGAATTGCAGGAGAAATAATATCCCAAGCTTTTAAACATAAAAATATTACGTTTAAAATAATATGGGAACCTTGGATTAGAGCACAAGAAGATTGCTTGGCAAATACTGATAGTAAATCATTTATTATTCCATTTACTAGAAATCCTGATAGAGAAAAAAAATATATATGGGTTTCTAAAATCTATAATGCTGATACGGTTTTTATTAGCTATAAAGGAACAAAACCAATCAATTCTCTCCAAGAAGTAAAAAATAAAAAAATAGGGGTTATGCTTGCTACTTCATATGAAACATTTCTGCTAAATCAAAAATTAATGAAACAAAATATCATTTCAGTGCCAAAAGACTCACAAAACGTAAAAGCTTTGGAAGAAAAAACAATAGATGCTTGGTACACATCTGTCATAGGTGCATTAAGTTTTCTAAAAGAGCAAAAGCTAAATATTGATTACTATACATTTGGCAATAAAATAGATACTGAAGAAAATTATATTGCTACGACAAAAAAAACATCTGAAAAACTTATTAGTAAAGTAAAACAGGCCATTGAAAGTTTTAAAAAAACACCCCAATACTCAGCAATTGTAAGAAAATATACAGGTAAAAATCCTTAA
- a CDS encoding substrate-binding periplasmic protein — translation MLRNIKILAISISTLACTAVFAQDITICTQVLPSKTDKLGENQVGGIGGEIITKAFAAKKISFKMNWLPWKRAQEETLANSDKKSFIIPFTRNAEREPNYNWVSKLYDAETVFITKKGTAKLNTIAEAKGKKIGVLLGSSYEAAIANEKNGLTKSDIEGVPNDSTNAKKLEAGKIYAWYTGVIGAIATFNAEKMAIDSFEFGNKIDIEENYIATSKGTAKELVDKVKEAIDSFKKTPDYKAIIKKYTGK, via the coding sequence ATGTTAAGAAATATAAAGATTTTAGCAATTTCTATATCAACTTTAGCATGTACTGCTGTATTTGCTCAAGACATTACAATTTGCACACAAGTTTTACCCTCAAAAACAGATAAATTAGGGGAAAATCAAGTTGGTGGCATTGGTGGTGAAATTATTACAAAAGCATTTGCGGCTAAAAAAATAAGTTTTAAAATGAATTGGTTGCCTTGGAAGCGTGCTCAAGAAGAGACCTTAGCAAATAGTGATAAAAAATCTTTTATTATTCCTTTTACAAGAAATGCTGAAAGAGAGCCTAATTACAATTGGGTTTCAAAATTGTATGATGCTGAAACAGTATTTATTACAAAAAAAGGAACAGCAAAGTTAAATACTATTGCTGAAGCTAAAGGTAAAAAAATAGGTGTTTTACTTGGTTCTTCCTATGAAGCTGCCATTGCTAATGAAAAAAATGGGTTAACAAAATCAGATATTGAAGGCGTACCAAATGACTCAACAAATGCGAAAAAACTTGAAGCGGGAAAAATATATGCTTGGTATACTGGTGTCATAGGTGCAATTGCTACGTTCAATGCTGAAAAAATGGCTATAGATTCTTTTGAATTTGGAAATAAAATTGATATTGAAGAAAACTATATTGCAACATCTAAAGGAACAGCAAAAGAACTAGTTGATAAAGTTAAAGAAGCTATAGATTCTTTTAAAAAGACTCCTGATTATAAAGCAATTATTAAAAAGTATACTGGTAAATAG